A single region of the Ascaphus truei isolate aAscTru1 chromosome 6, aAscTru1.hap1, whole genome shotgun sequence genome encodes:
- the LOC142497870 gene encoding uncharacterized protein LOC142497870 isoform X1, whose translation MRYFIFAICVFLAVIATVENRGCWSCMSYNSTTCIETFVKCGKKSVLAENPRYCVNPGDAVNPGDAVNPGYGANPGDAVNPGDAVNPGDAVNPGDDENPGDAVNPGDAVNPGDDENPGDAVNPGDAVNPGDAVNPGDDENPGDDENPGDDENPGDDETAQCVVMSGYALYGEDKYPTLYKGCAEDLPCGGWLCYSDHYFKTESYLQCCSGDNCNTEEYKLPVDNEVFQGKTCNSCYEEGTLEGCTNVERMECRGDETQCIEYIGVVKKPDGKIVNCSFKACSNPGGIIYNFRVFRNIEEICRVKLVVTDD comes from the exons ATGAGATATTTTATTTTTGCAATCTGTGTCTTCTTGGCTGTCATAGCCACAG TGGAAAACCGGGGATGTTGGAGCTGTATGAGCTACAATTCAACAACTTGCATTGAGACGTTTGTAAAGTGCGGTAAGAAGTCTGTGCTGGCTGAGAATCCCAGGTATTGTGTGAATCCTGGAGATGCCGTGAATCCCGGGGACGCTGTGAATCCCGGGTATGGTGCGAATCCCGGGGATGCTGTGAATCCCGGGGATGCTGTGAACCCCGGGGATGCTGTGAACCCCGGGGATGATGAGAATCCCGGGGATGCTGTGAACCCCGGGGATGCTGTGAACCCCGGGGATGATGAGAATCCCGGGGATGCTGTGAACCCCGGGGATGCTGTGAACCCCGGGGATGCTGTGAACCCCGGGGATGATGAGAATCCCGGGGATGATGAGAATCCCGGGGATGATGAGAATCCCGGGGATGATGAGACTGCCCAATGTGTTGTGATGTCCGGTTATGCTCTATATG GTGAAGATAAGTATCCCACATTATACAAGGGCTGTGCAGAAGACTTGCCCTGTGGTGGATGGCTCTGTTATTCTGACCATTACTTTAAAACCGAATCTTACTTACAATGCTGTTCTGGAGACAACTGCAACACCGAGGAATATAAAC TGCCTGTGGATAATGAAGTTTTCCAAGGTAAAACGTGCAATTCCTGCTACGAAGAGGGTACTTTGGAAGGATGCACCAATGTAGAGAGAATGGAATGTAGAGGAGATGAGACTCAGTGTATCGAATATATTGGTGTTGTGAAAAAACCAG ATGGCAAGATAGTGAATTGCTCTTTCAAAGCCTGCAGTAATCCTGGAGGAATAATCTACAACTTCCGAGTATTTAGAAACATTGAAGAAATATGCCGCGTTAAGCTTGTTGTGACAGACGATTAG
- the LOC142497870 gene encoding uncharacterized protein LOC142497870 isoform X2 translates to MSYNSTTCIETFVKCGKKSVLAENPRYCVNPGDAVNPGDAVNPGYGANPGDAVNPGDAVNPGDAVNPGDDENPGDAVNPGDAVNPGDDENPGDAVNPGDAVNPGDAVNPGDDENPGDDENPGDDENPGDDETAQCVVMSGYALYGEDKYPTLYKGCAEDLPCGGWLCYSDHYFKTESYLQCCSGDNCNTEEYKLPVDNEVFQGKTCNSCYEEGTLEGCTNVERMECRGDETQCIEYIGVVKKPDGKIVNCSFKACSNPGGIIYNFRVFRNIEEICRVKLVVTDD, encoded by the exons ATGAGCTACAATTCAACAACTTGCATTGAGACGTTTGTAAAGTGCGGTAAGAAGTCTGTGCTGGCTGAGAATCCCAGGTATTGTGTGAATCCTGGAGATGCCGTGAATCCCGGGGACGCTGTGAATCCCGGGTATGGTGCGAATCCCGGGGATGCTGTGAATCCCGGGGATGCTGTGAACCCCGGGGATGCTGTGAACCCCGGGGATGATGAGAATCCCGGGGATGCTGTGAACCCCGGGGATGCTGTGAACCCCGGGGATGATGAGAATCCCGGGGATGCTGTGAACCCCGGGGATGCTGTGAACCCCGGGGATGCTGTGAACCCCGGGGATGATGAGAATCCCGGGGATGATGAGAATCCCGGGGATGATGAGAATCCCGGGGATGATGAGACTGCCCAATGTGTTGTGATGTCCGGTTATGCTCTATATG GTGAAGATAAGTATCCCACATTATACAAGGGCTGTGCAGAAGACTTGCCCTGTGGTGGATGGCTCTGTTATTCTGACCATTACTTTAAAACCGAATCTTACTTACAATGCTGTTCTGGAGACAACTGCAACACCGAGGAATATAAAC TGCCTGTGGATAATGAAGTTTTCCAAGGTAAAACGTGCAATTCCTGCTACGAAGAGGGTACTTTGGAAGGATGCACCAATGTAGAGAGAATGGAATGTAGAGGAGATGAGACTCAGTGTATCGAATATATTGGTGTTGTGAAAAAACCAG ATGGCAAGATAGTGAATTGCTCTTTCAAAGCCTGCAGTAATCCTGGAGGAATAATCTACAACTTCCGAGTATTTAGAAACATTGAAGAAATATGCCGCGTTAAGCTTGTTGTGACAGACGATTAG